Proteins found in one Arthrobacter sp. U41 genomic segment:
- the rpsK gene encoding 30S ribosomal protein S11, giving the protein MPPKTRGAVRKPRKKDKKNIALGQAHIKSTFNNTIVSITDPNGAVISWASSGEVGFKGSRKSTPFAAQMAAEAAAKRAQEHGMRKVDVFVKGPGSGRETAIRSLQAAGLEVGSIQDVTPSAHNGCRPPKRRRV; this is encoded by the coding sequence ATGCCCCCGAAGACTCGTGGCGCGGTTCGCAAGCCGCGTAAGAAGGACAAAAAGAACATCGCGCTTGGCCAGGCGCACATCAAGAGCACCTTTAACAACACCATCGTTTCCATCACGGATCCGAATGGCGCTGTCATCTCCTGGGCTTCATCCGGTGAGGTTGGCTTCAAGGGCTCACGTAAGTCCACCCCGTTCGCAGCCCAGATGGCCGCCGAAGCCGCCGCAAAGCGTGCGCAGGAGCACGGTATGCGCAAGGTTGACGTATTCGTCAAGGGCCCGGGTTCGGGACGCGAAACGGCTATCCGTTCGCTGCAGGCCGCTGGCCTTGAGGTTGGGTCCATCCAGGATGTAACCCCCAGCGCCCACAACGGCTGCCGTCCGCCGAAGCGCCGCCGCGTCTAA
- the rpsM gene encoding 30S ribosomal protein S13, translating to MARLAGVDIPREKRLEIALTYIYGVGKTRAHETLAATGISADVRVKDLSDAELVQLRDYIEGNYKVEGDLRREVAADIRRKVEIGSYEGIRHRKGLPVRGQRTKTNARTRKGPKRTVAGKKKTR from the coding sequence ATGGCTCGTCTCGCTGGCGTAGACATTCCCCGCGAAAAGCGGTTGGAAATTGCGCTTACTTACATCTACGGCGTGGGCAAGACCCGTGCACACGAAACCCTGGCTGCCACCGGCATCAGCGCGGACGTTCGGGTCAAGGACCTGTCCGACGCCGAGCTCGTCCAGCTGCGTGATTACATTGAGGGCAACTACAAGGTTGAGGGTGACCTTCGCCGCGAAGTAGCAGCAGATATCCGCCGCAAGGTTGAAATCGGCAGCTACGAAGGTATTCGCCACCGCAAGGGCCTGCCAGTGCGCGGACAGCGTACGAAGACGAACGCACGTACCCGCAAGGGTCCGAAGCGCACCGTTGCAGGCAAGAAGAAGACGCGCTAA
- the rpmJ gene encoding 50S ribosomal protein L36: MKVKPSVKQICEKCKVIRRNGRVMVICENPRHKQRQG; encoded by the coding sequence ATGAAGGTCAAGCCGAGCGTCAAGCAGATCTGCGAAAAGTGCAAAGTGATCCGCCGTAATGGCCGGGTCATGGTGATCTGCGAGAACCCGCGCCACAAGCAGCGCCAGGGCTAA
- the infA gene encoding translation initiation factor IF-1, which yields MAKKDGVIEIEGVVTEALPNAMFRVELTNKHVVLAHISGKMRQHYIRILPEDRVVVELSPYDLTRGRIVYRYK from the coding sequence ATGGCCAAGAAGGACGGGGTCATTGAGATCGAGGGCGTTGTGACTGAGGCGCTGCCCAACGCGATGTTTCGCGTTGAGCTCACCAACAAGCACGTCGTTCTGGCACACATCTCAGGAAAGATGCGCCAGCACTACATCAGGATTCTCCCTGAGGACCGGGTAGTGGTGGAGCTGAGCCCGTACGACCTGACACGTGGTCGTATCGTCTACCGCTACAAGTAA
- a CDS encoding P1 family peptidase, with the protein MTAITDVPGLRVGHAGRTGDGWLSGVTVVLPPIGTVGSVDVRGGGPGTHETDALDPTTLTRTVDAVVLTGGSAFGLAAAHGAQRWCEENGRGFAVAGGVVPIVPAAAIFDLGRGGDFAARPDAAMGYAATADAAVRPITHDVERGNVGAGTGALIGRGKYKGGVGTASITLENGVVVGALAVVNALGLPFGTPPASAPAAEAGNGSVGAAAPPSPPTLNTTLVVVATNAVLDKAECKRTASAAHAGLARALNPSHTLADGDTVFCLATGALALDRSSETARQMSLITLQSAAADVVRLAILDGITCAEAVSTPAGEFGAYGG; encoded by the coding sequence ATGACAGCGATAACTGACGTGCCGGGATTGAGAGTCGGCCACGCGGGCAGGACCGGCGACGGCTGGCTGAGCGGCGTGACGGTGGTGCTGCCTCCCATCGGGACGGTGGGCTCCGTCGATGTCCGGGGTGGCGGCCCCGGGACGCACGAGACCGACGCCCTCGACCCCACGACGCTGACCCGAACCGTCGACGCCGTCGTGCTCACCGGGGGAAGCGCCTTCGGCCTCGCCGCAGCCCACGGCGCCCAGCGCTGGTGCGAGGAGAACGGCAGGGGGTTCGCGGTTGCCGGCGGCGTGGTGCCCATCGTGCCGGCAGCGGCGATCTTCGACCTGGGCCGCGGCGGGGACTTCGCCGCCCGGCCGGACGCGGCCATGGGCTATGCGGCCACCGCGGACGCCGCCGTCCGCCCCATCACGCACGACGTCGAACGCGGCAACGTCGGCGCCGGCACCGGAGCCCTCATAGGCCGTGGCAAATACAAGGGCGGAGTAGGCACAGCCTCGATCACCCTGGAGAACGGGGTCGTGGTAGGGGCGCTGGCCGTCGTTAATGCGCTGGGACTTCCATTTGGCACGCCACCGGCTTCGGCCCCTGCGGCGGAAGCCGGGAACGGCTCGGTTGGCGCGGCAGCGCCGCCGTCGCCACCCACGCTGAACACCACCCTCGTCGTCGTCGCAACCAACGCCGTGCTGGACAAGGCCGAATGCAAGCGCACGGCGTCGGCCGCCCATGCCGGGCTGGCCCGTGCGCTGAATCCCAGCCACACCCTGGCGGACGGGGACACGGTGTTCTGCCTCGCCACCGGAGCCCTCGCGCTGGACCGCAGCAGCGAGACCGCCCGGCAGATGAGCCTCATCACCCTGCAAAGTGCGGCAGCCGACGTCGTGCGGCTGGCCATCCTCGACGGGATCACCTGCGCGGAGGCCGTGAGCACGCCGGCGGGCGAATTTGGTGCATACGGCGGCTGA
- a CDS encoding carbohydrate ABC transporter permease — protein MTRQLTDRPRATVEAKPAPTPRARWSARTRRDFFVFLALALPNLLLIAVFTYLPLFNNIYYSTLDWTLGSASATVVGLDNYVTFFTSADASKVLGTTAVFTLVTVGGSMLLGLLVALALNSRIRGTTFARSAVFAPYVLSGVGVGLVWLFIFDPGYGVLSWLLRGIGQQSPQWINDPQLSLVMVIIVYVWKNLGYCAVVYLAGLQSLPQDVMEAASLDGANGFRRFLSMSLPLLSPTTFFLLITTMLSSLQAFDLIRIMTPLGNGTSTLIYEAYLQAFGAFNRAGYSAAISVILFAILLIITVLQLRFVERKVHYS, from the coding sequence ATGACGCGACAATTGACCGACCGGCCCCGCGCCACCGTCGAGGCCAAACCGGCCCCGACGCCGCGCGCCCGCTGGTCCGCCAGAACCCGCCGGGATTTCTTTGTCTTCCTGGCGCTGGCCCTGCCCAACCTTTTGCTGATTGCGGTCTTCACCTACCTCCCGCTCTTCAACAACATCTATTACTCCACCCTGGACTGGACCCTGGGCTCGGCCTCGGCCACGGTGGTGGGCCTCGACAACTACGTCACCTTCTTCACGAGTGCGGACGCCTCCAAGGTCCTGGGCACCACGGCCGTTTTCACCTTGGTCACGGTGGGCGGCTCGATGCTGCTGGGCCTGCTGGTGGCCCTCGCGCTGAACTCCAGGATCCGCGGCACGACCTTCGCACGCTCCGCCGTCTTCGCCCCGTACGTCCTGAGCGGGGTCGGCGTCGGGCTCGTCTGGCTGTTCATCTTCGATCCGGGCTACGGCGTCCTGTCCTGGCTGCTGCGCGGTATCGGCCAGCAGAGTCCGCAGTGGATCAACGATCCGCAGCTGTCCCTGGTCATGGTCATCATCGTCTACGTCTGGAAGAACCTGGGCTACTGCGCCGTCGTCTATCTGGCCGGGTTGCAGTCGCTGCCTCAGGATGTCATGGAGGCAGCGTCGCTGGACGGCGCCAACGGCTTCCGGCGCTTCCTGAGCATGTCCCTGCCGTTGCTCTCCCCCACCACGTTCTTCCTGCTCATCACCACCATGCTGAGCTCGCTGCAGGCCTTCGACCTGATCCGGATCATGACCCCGCTGGGCAACGGCACCAGCACGCTGATCTACGAGGCCTATCTCCAGGCGTTTGGGGCCTTCAACCGGGCAGGCTACTCGGCCGCCATTTCGGTGATTCTGTTCGCCATCCTGCTCATCATTACCGTGCTGCAGCTGCGGTTCGTCGAACGGAAGGTGCACTACTCGTGA
- a CDS encoding carbohydrate ABC transporter permease — translation MPLQRHKPFSRANLAQTVAGGYLPLILATLVVFLPLLWMVLSSFKLPGEIITMDLQILPKSLNFENYNIAMTTVPFAQFFVNSLIVTGVGATIKVLLAILTAYALVFVRFPYKNVIFVLILVALMVPPQVSILPNYILIAGMGGKNTLWGIILPGLGTAFGTFLLRQHFMTLPASILESAEIDGAGHWRRLWQIVAPVSGPSIATVALVVVVSEWNDYIWPLIITDRPETMTLPVGLTLLQNSEGNGSGWGILMAGAVLVIVPILLVFAALQRYIVAGLTQGSVTG, via the coding sequence ATTCCGCTGCAGCGCCACAAGCCGTTCTCCCGGGCAAACCTGGCCCAGACGGTTGCCGGCGGCTACCTTCCGCTGATCCTGGCCACCCTTGTGGTGTTCCTGCCCCTGTTGTGGATGGTGCTGAGCTCATTCAAGCTGCCCGGTGAAATCATCACGATGGACCTGCAGATCCTGCCCAAAAGCCTGAACTTCGAGAACTACAACATCGCCATGACGACGGTGCCGTTCGCTCAGTTCTTCGTGAACAGCCTGATCGTCACCGGCGTGGGCGCCACCATCAAGGTCCTGCTGGCCATCCTGACCGCGTACGCCCTCGTGTTTGTCCGGTTCCCTTACAAGAACGTCATCTTCGTGCTGATCCTCGTGGCCCTGATGGTCCCGCCGCAGGTGTCCATCCTGCCCAACTACATCCTGATCGCGGGCATGGGCGGCAAGAACACCCTGTGGGGCATCATCCTCCCGGGCCTGGGCACGGCGTTCGGCACCTTCCTGCTGCGCCAGCACTTCATGACGCTTCCCGCTTCCATCCTGGAATCCGCCGAGATCGACGGCGCCGGTCACTGGCGCCGCCTCTGGCAGATCGTGGCACCGGTATCCGGGCCCTCGATCGCCACGGTGGCGCTCGTCGTCGTCGTGAGCGAATGGAATGACTACATCTGGCCGCTCATCATCACGGACCGTCCCGAAACGATGACGCTGCCGGTGGGCCTGACGCTGCTGCAGAACTCCGAGGGCAACGGCTCCGGCTGGGGCATCCTGATGGCCGGGGCCGTGCTCGTGATCGTGCCCATCCTGCTGGTCTTCGCGGCGCTGCAGCGCTACATCGTGGCCGGCCTGACCCAGGGCAGCGTCACCGGGTGA
- a CDS encoding ABC transporter substrate-binding protein gives MASNLDRRHFLGLAGAGAGAAALAACGGPSTGGTTPATSAADIDFSGVKPAASIDFWSNHPGKSQDVEKAIIEQFHAKFPEIKVNLVTAGANYEEIAQKFQTSQAAKSGLPGLVVLSDVWWFRYYSNGNIIALDSLIKQLDVKVDDFQKSLIADYQYEDKQWALPYGRSTPLFYYNKDHFKAAGLPDRAPKTWQEFAEWAPKLKASSGAQYAYIYPALAGYAGWTLQNNLWGWGGSWSNEWTFNCDSAESVAALQWAQDSIFKDKWAGVSSKEAADDFAAGITSSTISSTGSLLGVLKSATFNVGVGYLPGGPKNESPVCPTGGAGLGIPSGVSKEVQLAAATFLKFMTEPENTAQFSAATGYMPTRTSADMTAVLAATPQIKTAMDQLAVTRVQDNARVFLPGADQEMAKSAAAILTQQGDVKATMTALKATLEGIYNKDVKPKLKS, from the coding sequence ATGGCATCGAATCTTGACCGCCGGCATTTCCTGGGACTGGCAGGCGCCGGGGCAGGTGCCGCCGCACTGGCTGCCTGCGGGGGCCCGTCCACCGGAGGCACCACGCCTGCCACCAGCGCCGCCGACATCGATTTCAGCGGGGTAAAGCCCGCAGCCTCAATCGATTTTTGGTCCAACCACCCGGGCAAGTCCCAGGACGTGGAGAAGGCCATCATCGAGCAGTTCCATGCCAAGTTCCCCGAGATCAAGGTCAACCTGGTCACCGCCGGGGCCAACTATGAGGAAATCGCCCAGAAGTTCCAGACCTCGCAGGCCGCGAAGTCCGGCCTTCCTGGCCTCGTGGTCCTCTCCGATGTCTGGTGGTTCCGGTACTACTCCAACGGCAACATCATCGCCCTCGACAGCCTGATCAAGCAGCTGGACGTGAAGGTGGATGACTTCCAGAAGTCCCTGATCGCCGATTACCAGTACGAGGACAAGCAGTGGGCGCTCCCCTACGGCCGCTCCACCCCGCTGTTCTACTACAACAAGGACCACTTCAAGGCTGCCGGGCTGCCGGACCGCGCCCCGAAGACGTGGCAGGAGTTTGCCGAGTGGGCGCCCAAGCTGAAGGCAAGCTCCGGCGCCCAGTACGCCTACATCTACCCCGCCCTGGCCGGCTACGCCGGCTGGACGCTACAGAACAACCTGTGGGGCTGGGGCGGCAGCTGGTCCAACGAGTGGACCTTCAACTGCGACTCCGCCGAGTCCGTCGCCGCACTGCAGTGGGCGCAGGACTCCATCTTCAAGGACAAGTGGGCAGGGGTCTCGTCCAAGGAAGCTGCCGATGACTTCGCCGCAGGCATCACCTCCTCCACGATCTCCTCCACGGGTTCGCTGCTGGGCGTGCTGAAATCCGCGACGTTCAACGTGGGCGTGGGCTACCTGCCGGGAGGTCCGAAGAACGAAAGCCCGGTGTGCCCCACCGGCGGTGCCGGCCTGGGCATCCCCAGCGGGGTCAGCAAGGAGGTCCAGCTCGCGGCCGCCACCTTCCTGAAGTTCATGACGGAACCGGAAAACACCGCGCAGTTCTCCGCAGCGACCGGGTACATGCCCACCCGCACCTCGGCCGACATGACCGCCGTGCTCGCCGCAACCCCGCAGATCAAGACCGCCATGGACCAGCTTGCCGTCACCCGGGTCCAGGACAACGCCCGCGTGTTCCTGCCGGGCGCGGACCAGGAGATGGCGAAGTCCGCCGCAGCCATCCTCACCCAGCAGGGCGACGTCAAGGCCACCATGACGGCGCTCAAGGCCACCCTGGAGGGTATCTACAACAAGGACGTGAAGCCCAAGCTCAAGAGCTGA
- the map gene encoding type I methionyl aminopeptidase encodes MAFGQPRIEYKTNAQMRSMHAAGLVLSRALDAAVAAAAPGKTTKDLDAVFAAVLKDAGATSNFLGYHGFPATVCTSVNEEVVHGIPGTRVLQDGDILSIDGGAILDGWHSDSARTVIVGTADPEDQRLSDVTEAAMWHGIAALATGKFVGDVGNAVDDYVSSVPGKPLGILEDYVGHGIGSEMHMAPDVPNYRTNHRGPKIRPGLCLAIEPMLVRGSIETAVLDDDWTVVTTDGKRSCQWEHSVAVHEKGIWVLSAPDGGAAKLAPLGVVPVPIP; translated from the coding sequence ATGGCATTCGGCCAGCCACGCATCGAATACAAGACCAACGCCCAGATGCGTTCCATGCACGCGGCCGGGCTCGTGCTCAGCCGCGCCCTTGACGCTGCCGTGGCGGCTGCCGCCCCGGGAAAGACCACCAAGGACCTTGACGCCGTGTTTGCCGCGGTCCTCAAGGACGCCGGCGCGACGTCGAACTTCCTCGGCTACCACGGCTTCCCCGCCACGGTCTGCACCTCGGTCAATGAGGAAGTGGTGCACGGCATCCCCGGCACCCGTGTCCTGCAGGACGGGGACATCCTCTCGATCGACGGCGGCGCCATCCTGGACGGCTGGCACTCCGACTCCGCCCGCACCGTGATCGTGGGCACCGCTGACCCCGAGGACCAGCGGCTCTCCGATGTCACCGAGGCCGCGATGTGGCACGGGATCGCCGCCCTGGCGACCGGCAAGTTCGTTGGCGACGTCGGCAACGCCGTGGACGATTACGTCTCCTCCGTGCCCGGCAAGCCCCTGGGCATCCTCGAGGACTATGTGGGCCACGGGATTGGCTCCGAGATGCACATGGCCCCGGATGTCCCGAACTACCGCACCAACCACCGCGGACCCAAGATCCGTCCGGGCCTGTGCCTGGCGATCGAACCGATGCTGGTACGCGGAAGCATCGAAACCGCCGTGCTGGACGATGACTGGACGGTCGTGACAACCGACGGCAAGCGCTCCTGCCAGTGGGAGCACTCCGTGGCCGTCCACGAGAAGGGCATCTGGGTCCTGTCCGCGCCCGACGGCGGGGCCGCGAAACTGGCCCCGCTCGGCGTCGTGCCCGTCCCGATCCCCTAA
- a CDS encoding adenylate kinase translates to MLIIGPPGSGKGTQAERISERLGVIAISTGDIFRANVKGETPLGIEAKKYMDAGDFVPDSVTNKMVRDRLSEDDVENGFLLDGYPRTTAQVDYLDGILADGDEKLDVVLQLTADDEELVARLLGRALETGRTDDNEAVIRHRLDLYHSQTEAVVAKYADRGILTRVDGIGGIDEVTDRVMQAIKEAQSA, encoded by the coding sequence ATGTTGATTATCGGACCTCCCGGCTCCGGCAAGGGAACGCAGGCGGAGCGCATTTCAGAGCGCCTCGGCGTTATTGCGATCTCCACGGGAGACATCTTCCGCGCCAACGTCAAGGGTGAGACGCCGCTTGGCATCGAAGCCAAGAAGTACATGGACGCGGGCGACTTCGTTCCGGACAGCGTGACCAACAAGATGGTCCGCGACCGCCTCAGCGAGGACGACGTCGAGAACGGCTTCCTGCTGGACGGCTACCCGCGCACCACCGCGCAGGTTGACTACCTCGACGGGATCCTCGCCGACGGCGACGAGAAGCTCGACGTCGTCCTGCAGCTCACGGCCGATGATGAGGAACTCGTCGCCCGCCTGCTGGGCCGGGCACTGGAAACCGGACGCACCGACGACAACGAAGCCGTCATCCGGCACCGGCTCGACCTGTACCACAGCCAGACGGAGGCTGTCGTCGCCAAATATGCCGACCGCGGCATCCTGACCCGGGTCGACGGCATCGGCGGCATCGACGAGGTCACCGACCGCGTTATGCAGGCCATCAAAGAGGCCCAGTCGGCCTGA
- the secY gene encoding preprotein translocase subunit SecY, with the protein MLSAFGRAFRTPDLRRKLLFTLGIITIFRLGAFIPSPGVNYQNVQQCLQNGQTSGGIYQLVNLFSGGALLQVSVFALGIMPYITASIIVQLLRVVIPRFQELYEEGAAGQSKLTQYTRYLTIALGLLNATTLVSLARSGQLLPNCQLPIIPDDSVVTTILIIITLTAGTGLIMWMGELVTEKGVGNGMSLLIFTSIVSSFPGSLGAIWTSQGPGTFFMVLVIGLLTVAAVVFVEQSQRRIPVQYAKRMIGRRTVGGTSTYIPIKVNMAGVVPVIFASSMLYLPGLISQFNQPAPGEPIAPWVEWINNNLTRGDHPIYMALYFAMIVFFTYFYVAITFNPEEVSDNMKKYGGFIPGIRAGKPTADYLQYVLSRITLPGALYLGFVALIPLVALVLINANQNFPFGGTSILIMVGVGLETVKQIDAQLQQRHYEGLLR; encoded by the coding sequence TTGCTTAGCGCATTTGGCCGGGCCTTTCGCACGCCTGATCTGCGACGCAAGTTGTTGTTCACGCTGGGAATCATCACAATCTTCCGCTTGGGTGCCTTCATCCCCTCGCCTGGTGTGAACTACCAGAATGTCCAGCAATGCTTGCAGAACGGTCAGACCTCGGGCGGCATCTACCAGCTCGTCAACCTGTTCAGCGGCGGTGCATTGCTTCAGGTGTCCGTCTTCGCCCTGGGCATCATGCCGTACATCACGGCAAGCATCATCGTCCAGCTGCTGCGGGTGGTGATTCCCCGCTTCCAGGAGCTGTATGAGGAAGGCGCCGCCGGCCAGTCGAAGCTGACGCAGTACACGCGTTACCTCACGATCGCCCTGGGCCTGCTGAACGCCACGACCCTGGTGTCGCTGGCGCGTTCCGGCCAGCTGCTGCCGAACTGCCAGCTTCCGATCATCCCGGACGACAGCGTCGTCACCACGATCCTGATTATCATCACGCTGACGGCCGGCACCGGCCTCATCATGTGGATGGGTGAGCTCGTCACCGAAAAGGGTGTCGGCAACGGCATGTCGCTGCTCATCTTCACCTCGATCGTCTCGAGCTTCCCCGGTTCGCTGGGTGCCATCTGGACCTCGCAGGGCCCGGGCACGTTCTTTATGGTCCTGGTCATCGGGCTGCTGACTGTGGCCGCGGTGGTCTTCGTGGAGCAGTCCCAGCGCCGTATCCCGGTGCAGTACGCCAAGCGGATGATCGGCCGCCGCACCGTCGGCGGCACCAGCACGTACATCCCGATCAAGGTGAACATGGCCGGCGTCGTGCCAGTCATCTTCGCGTCCTCGATGCTGTACCTGCCGGGCCTGATCTCCCAGTTCAACCAGCCGGCTCCGGGCGAGCCGATTGCACCCTGGGTTGAGTGGATCAACAACAACCTGACCCGGGGTGACCACCCGATCTACATGGCGCTCTACTTCGCCATGATTGTGTTCTTCACTTACTTCTATGTTGCGATCACTTTCAACCCTGAAGAAGTTTCTGACAACATGAAGAAGTACGGCGGCTTCATTCCGGGTATCCGTGCCGGCAAGCCGACCGCGGACTACCTCCAGTATGTGCTTTCCAGGATCACCCTCCCGGGTGCCTTGTACCTTGGCTTTGTGGCACTGATCCCGCTGGTCGCACTGGTCTTGATCAACGCCAACCAGAACTTCCCGTTCGGTGGCACCTCGATCCTGATCATGGTCGGCGTAGGTTTGGAGACCGTCAAGCAGATTGATGCGCAGCTACAGCAGCGTCACTACGAAGGGCTTTTGCGATGA
- the rplO gene encoding 50S ribosomal protein L15: MAEKNTAEKAQGAAAEKQNALKVHHLRPAPGAKTAKTRVGRGEGSKGKTAGRGTKGTKARYQIKAGFAGGQLPLHMRLPKLRGFKNPFRVEYQVVNLDKLNELFPEGGAVTVENLVEKGAVRKNQPVKVLGTGDITVKVDVTVHAFSASAAEKIAAAGGSTTAL, from the coding sequence ATGGCAGAGAAAAACACCGCCGAAAAGGCACAGGGCGCCGCTGCTGAGAAGCAGAACGCACTGAAGGTTCACCACCTGCGTCCCGCCCCGGGTGCCAAAACCGCCAAGACCCGTGTTGGTCGTGGCGAAGGTTCCAAGGGTAAGACCGCCGGTCGCGGTACCAAGGGTACGAAGGCCCGCTACCAGATCAAGGCTGGCTTTGCCGGCGGCCAGCTGCCGCTGCACATGCGCCTGCCGAAGCTGCGCGGCTTCAAGAACCCGTTCCGGGTTGAGTACCAGGTTGTAAACCTGGACAAGCTCAACGAGCTGTTCCCGGAAGGTGGCGCAGTCACCGTGGAGAACCTGGTCGAAAAGGGTGCCGTTCGCAAGAACCAGCCCGTCAAGGTGCTTGGCACCGGCGACATCACCGTCAAGGTTGACGTCACCGTCCACGCATTCTCGGCCAGCGCCGCAGAAAAGATTGCTGCAGCAGGCGGCAGCACCACCGCCCTCTAA
- the rpmD gene encoding 50S ribosomal protein L30 encodes MAKNVLVSDAKLEITQIKSSIGGKQNQRDTLRSLGLKRIGHTVVRTADAVTVGMLNTVPHLVKVEEAK; translated from the coding sequence ATGGCTAAGAACGTGCTTGTCTCTGACGCAAAGTTGGAGATCACTCAGATCAAGTCGTCCATTGGCGGCAAGCAGAACCAGCGCGACACCCTGCGGTCCCTCGGCCTGAAGCGGATCGGACACACCGTTGTCCGCACCGCCGACGCCGTGACCGTCGGAATGCTCAACACGGTTCCGCACCTGGTAAAGGTAGAGGAGGCGAAGTAA
- the rpsE gene encoding 30S ribosomal protein S5, whose product MTEAVAAPATETAAPATTDAARGGARRGERGDRGQGQGRGDRGGRGGRDGGREAEKSQFVERVVTINRVSKVVKGGRRFSFTALVVVGDGNGMVGVGYGKAKEVPAAIAKGVEEAKKSFFRVPRIGSTIPHRVQGEAAAGVVMLRPASAGTGVIAGGPVRAVLECVGIHDILSKSLGSSNAINIVHATVDALKRLEEPAAVAARRGLPLDEIAPPAMVKALLNQKAGV is encoded by the coding sequence GTGACTGAAGCTGTAGCTGCTCCGGCAACTGAGACCGCTGCGCCTGCTACCACCGACGCCGCCCGTGGTGGCGCTCGTCGTGGCGAGCGTGGCGACCGCGGCCAGGGCCAGGGCCGTGGAGACCGTGGTGGCCGTGGTGGCCGCGATGGTGGCCGCGAAGCCGAGAAGAGCCAGTTCGTAGAGCGCGTCGTAACCATCAACCGTGTTTCCAAGGTCGTCAAGGGTGGTCGTCGCTTTAGCTTCACCGCCCTCGTCGTCGTCGGTGACGGCAACGGTATGGTCGGCGTTGGCTACGGCAAGGCCAAGGAAGTTCCTGCCGCAATCGCGAAGGGCGTTGAAGAAGCCAAGAAGTCCTTCTTCCGCGTTCCCCGCATCGGCAGCACCATCCCGCACCGCGTCCAGGGTGAGGCCGCCGCAGGCGTCGTCATGCTGCGTCCGGCGTCCGCCGGTACCGGTGTTATCGCCGGCGGTCCGGTCCGTGCAGTACTGGAGTGCGTGGGCATCCACGACATCCTCTCCAAGTCGCTCGGATCTTCCAACGCCATCAACATCGTGCACGCGACCGTTGACGCGCTGAAGCGCCTCGAAGAGCCGGCAGCAGTGGCAGCACGCCGCGGCCTCCCGCTCGACGAGATCGCTCCGCCGGCAATGGTGAAGGCGCTCCTGAACCAGAAGGCAGGTGTCTGA
- the rplR gene encoding 50S ribosomal protein L18 — translation MAIAINKKRTNKSKSAQRSRRQLRIRKRISGTAVRPRLVVNRSARHVFVQVVDDTKGLTVASASTLEADLRAFEGDKTAKAKRVGELVAERAKAAGIEAVVFDRGGNKYHGRIAAVADGAREGGLSL, via the coding sequence ATGGCGATCGCAATTAACAAGAAGCGTACGAACAAGAGCAAGTCTGCCCAGCGCAGCCGTCGCCAGCTTCGTATCCGCAAGCGCATCTCCGGAACGGCTGTACGTCCTCGTCTGGTCGTCAACCGTTCCGCACGCCACGTATTCGTCCAGGTTGTCGATGACACCAAGGGCCTGACCGTAGCGAGCGCCTCCACTTTGGAAGCCGACCTTCGTGCATTCGAAGGTGACAAGACTGCCAAGGCCAAGCGCGTTGGCGAGCTCGTCGCCGAGCGTGCCAAGGCTGCCGGTATCGAAGCTGTTGTCTTCGACCGCGGTGGTAACAAGTACCACGGCCGGATCGCCGCCGTCGCTGACGGCGCACGTGAAGGTGGGCTGTCACTGTGA
- the rplF gene encoding 50S ribosomal protein L6, with amino-acid sequence MSRIGRLPITVPAGVEVKVDGSVVNVKGSKGELSHTVPSPIEVSLEDGTLTVARPNDERASRSLHGLTRTLIANMIQGVTAGYEKKLEIVGTGYRVQARGSDLEFALGYSHPVNITAPNGITFAVETPTKLSVSGISKQQVGEVAANIRKLRKPDPYKGKGIRYAGEVIRRKVGKAGK; translated from the coding sequence ATGTCACGTATTGGACGTCTCCCCATCACCGTTCCTGCCGGCGTTGAGGTCAAGGTTGACGGCTCTGTCGTCAATGTCAAGGGTTCCAAAGGCGAGCTGAGCCACACTGTGCCCAGCCCGATCGAGGTTTCCCTGGAAGATGGCACCCTGACTGTCGCCCGCCCGAACGACGAGCGCGCCTCACGTTCGCTGCACGGCCTGACCCGCACCCTGATCGCCAACATGATCCAGGGCGTCACCGCAGGCTACGAGAAGAAGCTTGAAATCGTTGGTACTGGTTACCGCGTTCAGGCACGGGGATCTGACCTGGAGTTCGCTCTTGGCTACAGCCACCCGGTCAACATCACGGCACCGAACGGCATCACCTTTGCAGTAGAGACCCCGACCAAGCTCTCTGTTTCAGGCATCTCCAAGCAGCAGGTCGGCGAGGTTGCTGCCAACATTCGCAAGCTGCGGAAGCCGGACCCCTACAAGGGCAAGGGCATCCGCTACGCAGGCGAAGTCATCCGCCGCAAGGTCGGAAAGGCTGGTAAGTAA